One segment of bacterium DNA contains the following:
- a CDS encoding fumarate reductase/succinate dehydrogenase flavoprotein subunit: protein MLGSLDARIPAGSLDSKWTDHKFSMRLVNPNNKRRFDIIVVGSGLAGASAAASLGELGYRVKVLTYHDSPRRAHSIAAQGGINAAKNYQNDGDSVYRLFYDTIKGGDYRAREANVYRLAEVSVDIIDQATAQGVPFAREYGGLLDNRSFGGAQVSRTFYARGQTGQQLLLGAYSALMRQVAAGTVELHTRSEMLELVMHDGRAVGVVTRDLITGEIVSHSAHAVVLATGGYGNVYFLSTNAKMCNVTAAWRAHRQGALFANPCYTQIHPTCIPASDDFQSKLTLMSESLRNDGRIWVPLAHDDGRAPDQIPDADRDYFLERKYPAFGNLVPRDVASRNAKGVVDEGRGVGPLRNGVYLDFSGAMARDGEEVIRAKYGNLFDMYERITGEDPYRVPMRIYPATHYTMGGLWVDYELMSNVPGLFVMGEANFSDHGANRLGASALMQGLADGYFILPYTIGNYLSDFLGDPALGTSEPAFAAAEQAVADEMNRWLSTGGTRSVDHYHRELGKLVWDYIGMARNKTGLEKALSEIPALREEYHRNVRVLGSADTLNQSLEKAGRVADLFELAELMARDALTREESCGGHFREEHQTEEGEAMRDDENFTHVAAWEWNGEGTPQTRHREELEFENVELTQRSYK, encoded by the coding sequence ATGCTCGGCTCGCTCGACGCCCGCATTCCGGCCGGATCGCTGGACAGCAAGTGGACCGACCACAAGTTCTCCATGCGGCTGGTGAACCCCAACAACAAGCGCCGCTTCGACATCATCGTGGTGGGCTCGGGCCTGGCCGGGGCATCGGCCGCCGCCTCACTGGGCGAGCTGGGCTACCGGGTCAAGGTGCTCACCTACCACGACTCCCCTCGCCGGGCCCACAGCATTGCCGCCCAAGGGGGCATCAACGCGGCCAAGAACTACCAGAACGACGGCGACAGCGTTTACCGGCTGTTCTACGACACCATCAAGGGGGGCGACTACCGGGCCCGCGAGGCCAACGTGTACCGCCTGGCCGAGGTGTCGGTGGACATCATCGACCAGGCCACCGCCCAGGGCGTGCCCTTTGCCCGCGAGTACGGCGGGCTGCTCGACAACCGCTCCTTCGGCGGGGCCCAGGTGTCGCGCACGTTCTACGCCCGGGGCCAAACCGGCCAACAGCTCCTCCTGGGGGCGTATTCAGCGCTGATGCGCCAGGTGGCGGCTGGCACGGTGGAGCTGCACACTCGCTCGGAGATGCTGGAGCTGGTGATGCACGACGGCCGGGCGGTGGGTGTGGTGACCCGCGACCTCATCACCGGCGAGATCGTCTCGCACTCGGCTCATGCCGTGGTGCTGGCCACCGGCGGCTACGGAAACGTGTACTTCCTGTCGACCAACGCCAAGATGTGCAACGTGACCGCGGCGTGGCGGGCCCACCGCCAGGGGGCGCTGTTCGCCAACCCGTGCTACACCCAAATCCACCCCACCTGCATCCCGGCCAGCGACGACTTCCAGTCGAAGCTGACCCTGATGTCGGAATCGCTGCGAAACGACGGGCGCATCTGGGTGCCCCTGGCCCACGACGACGGTCGGGCGCCCGACCAGATCCCCGATGCCGACCGGGACTACTTCTTGGAGCGCAAGTACCCGGCCTTCGGCAACCTCGTGCCCCGCGATGTGGCCTCCCGCAACGCCAAGGGTGTGGTGGACGAGGGCCGGGGCGTGGGACCGCTGCGCAATGGCGTCTACCTGGACTTCTCCGGTGCCATGGCCCGCGACGGCGAGGAGGTGATCCGGGCCAAGTACGGGAACCTGTTCGACATGTACGAGCGCATCACCGGCGAGGATCCCTACCGGGTGCCCATGCGCATCTACCCGGCCACCCACTACACCATGGGCGGGCTGTGGGTGGACTACGAGCTGATGAGCAACGTGCCCGGCCTGTTCGTGATGGGCGAGGCCAACTTCAGCGACCACGGGGCCAACCGGCTGGGCGCCTCGGCGCTCATGCAGGGTTTGGCCGACGGCTACTTCATCCTGCCCTACACCATCGGCAACTACCTGTCGGACTTCTTGGGCGACCCGGCGCTGGGCACCTCTGAGCCAGCGTTCGCCGCCGCCGAGCAGGCGGTGGCCGACGAGATGAACCGCTGGCTGTCGACCGGCGGCACCCGCTCGGTGGACCACTACCACCGGGAGCTGGGCAAACTGGTGTGGGACTACATCGGCATGGCCCGCAACAAGACCGGCTTGGAGAAGGCCCTGTCGGAGATCCCCGCCCTGCGCGAGGAGTACCACCGCAACGTGCGGGTGCTGGGCTCGGCCGACACCCTCAACCAGTCGCTGGAGAAGGCCGGCCGGGTGGCCGACCTGTTCGAGCTGGCCGAGCTCATGGCCCGAGACGCCCTGACTCGAGAAGAGTCCTGCGGAGGCCACTTCCGGGAGGAGCACCAGACCGAAGAGGGCGAGGCCATGCGGGACGATGAGAATTTCACCCACGTGGCCGCCTGGGAGTGGAACGGCGAGGGAACCCCCCAAACCCGCCACCGGGAGGAGTTGGAGTTTGAGAACGTGGAGCTGACCCAGAGGAGCTACAAATGA
- a CDS encoding succinate dehydrogenase/fumarate reductase iron-sulfur subunit, with product MSTEINLTLKVWRQPGPLTEGRFVTYEASGISTDASFLEMLDIVNERLIEMGDEPIVFESDCREGICGTCGLMINGQAHGPQKGTATCQLHMRSFSDGDHIVIEPWRATSFPVLRDLAVDRRAMDAIIGAGGYISVNTGAAPDANLTPVPKETADTAFDAAACIGCGACVAACPNSAAQLFTAAKVQHLNLLPQGQAQRWARTEAMVETMEEFFGSCTNHGECEEACPKEIPIDFIAWTNRDYIKAKVKNRKLAG from the coding sequence ATGAGCACCGAGATCAACCTCACGCTCAAGGTGTGGCGCCAGCCCGGACCGCTGACCGAGGGCCGCTTCGTGACCTATGAGGCCAGCGGCATCAGCACCGACGCCTCGTTCCTGGAGATGCTCGACATCGTCAACGAGCGGCTCATCGAAATGGGCGACGAGCCCATCGTGTTCGAGTCCGACTGCCGAGAGGGCATCTGCGGCACCTGCGGGCTGATGATCAACGGCCAGGCCCACGGCCCCCAGAAGGGCACAGCCACCTGCCAGCTCCACATGCGCAGCTTCAGCGACGGCGACCACATCGTGATCGAGCCGTGGCGGGCCACTTCGTTCCCCGTACTGCGGGACTTGGCGGTGGACCGCCGGGCCATGGACGCCATCATCGGCGCTGGCGGCTACATCTCGGTGAACACCGGCGCCGCCCCCGACGCCAACCTCACCCCCGTGCCCAAGGAGACGGCCGACACCGCCTTCGACGCCGCGGCTTGCATCGGCTGCGGGGCCTGCGTGGCCGCCTGTCCCAACAGCGCGGCCCAACTGTTCACCGCGGCCAAGGTGCAGCATCTGAACCTGCTCCCCCAGGGCCAGGCCCAGCGGTGGGCCCGCACCGAGGCCATGGTGGAGACCATGGAGGAGTTCTTCGGCTCCTGTACCAACCACGGCGAGTGCGAAGAGGCCTGCCCCAAGGAGATCCCCATCGACTTCATCGCCTGGACCAACCGCGACTACATCAAGGCCAAGGTCAAGAATCGCAAACTGGCCGGCTAG